Genomic DNA from Filimonas effusa:
GCTGCCGACCGCAACGACATCGTTTTTGCCATTGGACCCGCAGGTACAGGTAAAACCTATACCGCAGTAGCGTTGGCAGTGCGTGCGTTGAAAAACAAAGTGGTTAAGAAAATTATTTTAACACGCCCCGCCGTAGAAGCAGGTGAAAGTCTCGGCTTCCTGCCCGGCGACCTGAAAGAAAAGATCGACCCATACCTGAGGCCTTTATATGATGCGCTGGACGACATGATCCCCGCAGATAAACTGGGATATTATATGAGCACCCGCACCATAGAAATTGCTCCGCTGGCTTATATGCGCGGCCGTACACTCGACAACGCCTTTATCATCCTCGATGAGGCGCAGAATACAAATGATCTGCAATTAAAGATGTTCCTGACCCGTATTGGAGCCAACGCAAAAGCGATCATCACCGGTGACCCCACACAGATCGACCTGCCTAAAAACCAGCGCAGCGGCCTTGAAAAGGCAACCCGGATCCTGCGGAATATCGATGGTATCGCTCATATCGAACTCGACGAAGAAGACGTGGTACGGCACAGGCTCGTAAAAGCAATCATCAAAGCGTACGACAAGGAGAAAGAAAAAGAAGAAACCAGGTACTCGCATTCCTCATGATTATTATGAATGTATCGTTTATTAAAAAGAGGTGGCTGTTAAGCTGCCTCTTTGCTTTTGCCTGTAGTGCCTGTAACCCCTATAGTACGGCTTCAGACAACACACAACAGCTGCAGCTGGCAGAATGGAAGGCCGCCAGGCAAAAACATTCGCTGGAATGTATCGATTCTGCCCGTTTGATCCTGAAAGACGGCGATATTATCACCCGTACAGGCAACGACTTCACCAGCCAGGGCCTACGGCAGCTTTGCCAGTTGGATGCCACCTACTCGCATTGTGGTATTGTAAGCATCTCCGATAGTAATATTTATGTCTACCACGCATTGGGCGGCGAG
This window encodes:
- a CDS encoding PhoH family protein → MTETIINLDTVNPIEFFGVNNRKLDLLKKKFPLLKILSRGTQIKLSGAPEHIETAKEKIDLIVQYMERNGDLSANYFEQILGGDDAEIIDNFVEKNPNDILVFGPNGKTVRARTANQKRMVQAADRNDIVFAIGPAGTGKTYTAVALAVRALKNKVVKKIILTRPAVEAGESLGFLPGDLKEKIDPYLRPLYDALDDMIPADKLGYYMSTRTIEIAPLAYMRGRTLDNAFIILDEAQNTNDLQLKMFLTRIGANAKAIITGDPTQIDLPKNQRSGLEKATRILRNIDGIAHIELDEEDVVRHRLVKAIIKAYDKEKEKEETRYSHSS